From the Xylocopa sonorina isolate GNS202 chromosome 9, iyXylSono1_principal, whole genome shotgun sequence genome, the window CGGTGGAGCAGCCATTTTTAAGAAATTTTGGGAAAAAGACGTTTTCTATGATAATTTTAGGCATGGAATCTCTTAATGTTAAAAGTGATATATCACTTCAAGTGTTGATACGAGATCTTTTCGATCAATACATGCCACTATTGATAACTTCGAATGTTAATGAGAATAGTTTTAAAGTTTCTGACTCGTTACTGAAATGTTTTAAAGATGCGAAAGCAGATTTTATGCACTTGATATTTGAGATATTGATGACTAACTTTGTTACCATTTCGAGTAACAATACGACGTTGCATAAGCATTCTTATCTAGTATGTACTTTACAATATGCTATTTTTATACGTGTATAACGATTCTAAGCTTGATTACAATTATAACAGGTAATGataattttacaaaatttactcaAAGGCGATAAGAACTATCCCTATCACATAACAGAATACATTATTTCCATTTGTACACCACATATTATTGGATGTTGTATAAAAGTTCACGATCACCATCCGCACAAGCAACAGACCGTTGATTTTGCAAATGgtgttgttacaaattcatactataaagaaaataattctttacaGTAAGTATTACGTTTAGTCGATTCATCGTGTGCTTGTAAATATAATCATTCATAGAAAATTGAACAATTGTAGGGATAAGTTTTGTAATGTTATATTCGACACGGTGAAAAAAACATTACTAACGAATCAGCATAATACCTTTGAATTTTTACGGTCACTTCTACCAACAGCGATCGACGTAGTGCAATCTTTATCATTACAACTTGAACATATCATAATTGATTTGGAGATGAATCGATACCCAAATGCAGCATCGTTTAGGTAAGAGCGTTAGAATAAATTACTTGTTCCTAAAGCCAGTTGTATCCAACTTTTATTTCACTCTGATATACAGGTATTCGTGGAATCAACTTCAAAGTCGTCTGAAAAAATAATTAAGAGGGGCTACTCTCCGGTAAgtttaaaaaaatttattaataattttctAAGAAATATAGAAAAAGGTATCACATAACGACACTTTGTTTAATCATGCTAAAAATCGGTTACATATGTATATGTCATTTACATAATCGGATAATCGTACCTGCGTACATAATTGCATGCAACACACTATATCTTAAAAATTATTTGCtgttatttaataaaaataattggtgtaatttaataattaaaaattgggaagaaaattatttgttacgtatacaatatatatgtatatatatataagctgTAATTATATATCAAGCTGCAGAGCATACGCgttgaagaaagaaagaaaaaaagtgaAAGAGAAAGTGTATGCtgtaaaaatacatagaaaaagaaaaatcaaGTGTAATCAGTTTTCTTCTTATTTTCGATGCGAGTGTCTTGAACGATGATGTTTTACAGATGTAGTAGTTGTACTACCGGGAGGTGATCGTCATCCAATTAATTCGAGGCGTGATACAGCATTACGCACAGCGTTTCGCAAGGATTGCTCGACATTGCCATTTAACAATGATTCAAGTCTTTCAACGTAATTGTCGATGTTCTGTAATGTCGCACCTTCGTTCGTTCCTGAAGTATAAAGAAACGGACAAGTGTTATAAGCACATGGAACGCAGAACGATGAagaagaataataataataatgcaaATTCGACCTGGTAGAGCTACCGTAGCAAAACAACCAGCCAGTTGCGAGCGAAGAGAATCTAAATGACGCTGTAATGCCTGATTTGTAGTACGCTGTTGGTTTGTTTCAGATTCTAATCGATTTACAGCCGCGTATAagctgtctacgtgtcgttgcagcACTGCATTCTGCGCCTCGTAGTCCGATGTAGCCTTCCTGAGTTGTCTCAATTCGGTTTCGCACGCTGTCCATGTAAAAATAATGATGTACATTTAAAAGATagaataataatgtaaataaaGTTTTTAGACGAGGGCACATGGAACCCATTAGTGTGGTTTACCCTTGTTGTGATCCAAAAATTCTTCTGTAAAAATAGGTATGTCAAAACCGGTGAAATCGTTATCTTTATCTTGTTGAATATCCTAACAAAAGATGAAACGTTAAACAATCAATGACAGGatgaataatttataaattgaTCGCATCGGAGGAACGTCATACATTTTGCTCGGAATTCATATCGGTTCCATTCCTCTCTTTTTTACTTTCTTGCTGTTTTTCAGACGATTGTTTCTCACTGAACAACCGGTACGCTTCCGTTTGCTTGTAATCACTGAATTCACGATTATAACGCTCTTTATCCTGCTCAGCTGCATCTAAATACTGTTGCTTTTGATCAGCGGGTAAAGTACTCCACTCTGAAGCAAGAAGTTTTGTGATTTCAGTAAACGATAAGGTTGGATTCTCGCTTCTTACTTTCTCTCTTCGATCATTTAAAAACCTGTCGTATAGTTTTCATCAAGTATAAGTTTTATATCGTGTATTTTcctaatttcatttctacgtttttccGTTCCGGCGGACTATATACCTGAAGTAACCGGTTAAAGGATGTTTCGGGGCAGTCGCATCTCTGGGCgctttcttcctcttcttaGCTCTATTCGTTGTACCGGTACTGTTACTTCCGATCGCCGAAGTCGTATTATTCTTTTTAACTCCATTGTCGCACACCGAATCAGGTATTTTATCTCCATTTCCTGGCGATTTATCTAACAAATAGAAAGATAAGATATCGTAGATAAGTACTTCTTCCTCTGTTACGCATAATCTAAGTTAATAACACAGTTATCGTGGTAAATTTAACATACTCATGTGTTCCTCCGTTTCTCCATTGTACGTAGACTGTTCAGAGCCACCGTTTCCTTCCGGCGCGTCATTCACTGGTGTACCTTCGctcattttttaatattatttctttctattCCATTCTAATACATTCTATTCGCGTCAAACGAGACTTGTATGTTTCTCTAAAAGTATAACTTGTCAAAAGTTAATATTATCTTTAGAATAACGTGATTTTAATGATCATAAAATTTACTTACAGGAATTAATGTATTTCCTTTGGCAAACCATAATGACTGTATCTAATAACGTGTTGTTTAGCATAAATATTAAAGTCAAATTTTCATGGGCTGGATTTGAACAAACGATGCTTCCTCCTTCTTCTGGTCTATGACTCGAAAAGTATTAGTCGCGTTCAGTGATGCCAAATGCGGAACAAAACGGATTCTTTTAGTAACCAGCGGGAGTTGGCAAAATTCTGGGACGAGGTACGGAAAAATAGTGGATAACAAAAGGACGGTGTTGTTATACAGGATAGATTTCCACCTTTTTCCTGTGTTTTATTCTTTTATTCGAGATAGGTAACGAAAGAGAGAGCaacaggagagagagagggatgaaTAAAGTTTTATTTTTCCATGCTGTGCCGTCTGTgcgaaaagtgctgaaactgttcacacagcgttatcgacagtgaagtaaactacttaccgactagtggcgccatctctgcggcgACTGTTGAAACTACTCGTCGAATAGTTTCCGCGCtcgccacagagatggcgccactagtcggtaagtagtttacttcactgtcgataacgctgtgcgaacagtttcagcacttttcacagagatggcgccaccagtcggtAAGTAGTTTCCTTCGCTGTTGATAATGATGTGCGAACAGTTTCAGCGCTTTTCACATAGATGGCGCCACCGGGAGGATACAGAGCAGTAACGGCGCCAATTTCAAACGCATCTCACAATATTTCAAGAAATCTAATTAATTCTATGCAAAGTAATAATATTGCACtgtttattttataatattaaaaGTAAGGAATACTATACGTGTTATATATAAATCTAAGGAGTAgattataagatgtaattatAACTTTTGTACCatgtattgtatattttattaagtTGGTTAAATAAATCAATCTTTTAAACGGAATTCACcgcattattttatttataaccTCGCCTGTCACATTTTCTTGTTACAAGAATTgggaaagtatcaggagaacatgacgtcacaggaggtatcgttaattccaggaattcttgatgacgtcatttccaagaagtgttACTTTAGAATACCTCCTcgcatgttatgttctcctgatacaaagtcaaaAATTAGGGATCTCGATCGAAAAATTgggaaagtatcaggagaacatgacgtcacaggaggtatcgacaattccaggaattctcgatgacgtcatttccaagaagtggcactttgggatacctcctatgacgtcatgttctcctgatacaaagtcgattttcgagGTTTAGATGGCTAAAATcgagaaagtatcaggagaacatgacgtcataggaggtatgcttgtcacttccaggaatccctgaaattccaggaattctcgatgacgtcatttccaagaagtggcactattcgtatacctcctatgacgtcatgttctcctgatacattgccgatttttcgaccaaaatcttgaaaatccgactttgtatcagaagaacataagtagtgaggaggtatcggcaattccaggaattctcgatgacgtcacttccaagaagtggcactttgggatacctcctgtgacgtcatgttctcctgatactttcccaattttagcgatcgaaacctcgaaaatcgcgaaagtatcaggagaacatgacgtcataggaggtattccaaagtgccatttcttggaatcgACGTCAtagagaattcctggaattgccgatacctcctgtgacgtcatgttctcctgatactttctcaattttagcgatcgaaacctcgaaaatcgactttgtatcaggagaacataagttatGAGGGGGTATCCGAAAATGCTTGTTGCGAAACGAACTCATTTAATTGGACACAGGACTGTCTTTTTACGAGTTTTttctcgtttaaggattggAATCGATACTTCTAGGATTGCCAGACAGGTTATTTATCGATTACACATTTAATTAACAATAATTAAACGTTTATTCAGTCTTTTTAATAATTTACAAACGTTACAAGGTAATCTTATAAACTAATAGGTATAAATAATTATCCTAAATCGATTCACGATACTTGTTGTAACTATATCCTACGTAAATTtgcaatataaatatataaaggtATTCTTACAATCTAATTGTTACAAATTATTGCtataaattaatttacaatACAAGTTATAACTAATAGTTATGTAAATTATACtgtaaactattgaaatatacaataaattacaataaaactaaggaaatatgcaataaattacaataaagctAAAGAAATATAcagtaaattacaataaaactactgaaatgcACAATaacttacaataaaactaataaaatgtacaataaattacaataaaacttaagtttcatataatacaaataattataacataatatttctCCTCTCTATCGATGCAGTTAAATAATCAAAGGTATATTTACATAAAAACGTATAACTAATTAATTCCCCTAGAAATAACGAACACCGATACAAAATTAATCTATATTACACATCTATTGTCTTCCTGGCTTCGTTTCCGCGTCTCTTcccctctctcttctctctctctctcatcttaattgCCAGAATTTCAGAGCATTGCTGATTAAGTAAAGagattccttaattttcatcgAGTAGAATTATTCCAGTCACCCTGCAACAAAATTACCGATAATTATCATGAAAGTAGATAGGAGGCAAAGTAGATTAGGTGGGAAAAATTGATGATACCCCGAAGCATCGAATCTGGGATCTGGTCTGGTCGCAAAAATTGATTCGAAAATAATTAATCGTCCCTCGTCGTCGTTCTTGTTAATCGGACGTGGAAGCGATACGCAGATTTTACTCGAAAAATTGAAGCAGACAGAAGGTCAGACCGATCCGCGGTATGCCAATGGATAGGACTGTTTTAGACTGTGAAAAGGGGAGGTAGAAGCAGGTGCATCGGAGAATTGTACATGCGCCGGCGTCCTGACGTAACAATATTACGTCAGAACGTGGTCTCTGGCACGCAAGAGGGATAGTACGCGTAGGTGTGTTGGAAAGGACGATGGAGTGGCGACGGGGAGGAATCCTGGAAGGGGTGGAACGTCAATAGGAGAATCCTTTCGAGGAAAAGTGGGGAGCAGTCAAAGGGAGGGATAAGAGTAGGGGTAGCAGGAGATGGAACCAGGGTCGTGCCTACGTCCACGACCACAGAGTGGTTCGCCAAAATTTTCTTACCTATTTCTTCCTCTTCTCTGCTTCTGTACCTCTTCTTCCTGTTGGACACTTCGTTTCTCAAATATTCTCCTTTCGTTTATCTGGAATATTTTAGGGTAAAGAGAATTAGATGCGCGCGTTTGAATGCGAATCTTTAGGAAGTCAATTTTTGTTAAAACGAAAAAGCCAAGACTTAAAAACGTTACTAGAATGGTTAATCGATGCACTTGATTGTACTATGAGCCGTTTACATAGGTTTCTTTCTTGAGAATCTTCTCTTGTAACTGTTACGACTTTGGCTGGAACTGTTATTTCATCTGCTGCTCTTGATTAGGGGATGCAGGGTTGTTATTTTTACGAGGCCGCTTCCCCTTGTCGATCACCATTCCAGGATCCATTTTTGCCCACTCGAAATCCTATTTTGTTAACTGCCACAGCACTGCCGGGTACCGTCACGCTAGGGGTGAGAGCTGGTACGAGACGGACCGTTTTACTTTTCGCTTCGTATAGTTTTGGGGATAATTCAATGGGTTTACTATAATTATCACGATTATATCTATCGATCGTCCGTCGTCTCGTTTTCCATGACATCCTGTCTTTCGAACATCACTCATTCCCAATGGAATTTCTccataaaaatctgcaaacgatatacaCGATTCCAATTTAATCAGCCTGTATGAATATAAAATTACAAGCAATTATCCATCGCAAACCTTTAATGAGATAACGAACGGTAACCTCTGTATCAGGTTTGATtgagaataattaattaatttaaccAGCCAGGTTCTCATGAAAATCCTTAATTGCTCTTGTTCACGAAGAAAGCAGCTATCAGAGCGTAGGGAGAACAGTGTTCTTTTTACGTACCCCTAGCAACGTTACGTAATCACGTATACTTTTTATGCTAATTAACGTCAGCCTGAATCATATTTTATCGTTGCAGCACGATGTACCATCGAGTCTTAATCGAATCTCTTGGATTGTGCAAATGTTTCGTCCCACCTTTCTCATCGAGCCTCACCTCTGGCGGTGTATCAAATTTCATTTGGATCGCGGTGTACTTTTTCCGAAGCCTCCACGGCTAGATCGGTTAACCCCGTTGCTGGCCTTACGGGTTTACGGATCAAAACAAGTTCTGCCCATTCAGCTAGGAGTCGGAAAAGCAGACACGGTCTAGATAGACGTATCTAGATAGCACGTCTGCGTATACCATTGAGCCGGGGGTGCTTTCGAAGCCACGATGCGGCAGGGGTGGCACGTCCAACGGGGATGGCTGTCCTCTTCGTAGGGGTGGTACAGGGCCGTGCCATCTTCGGGGCTCTTTGCCCCTCCTACATGGCGAGCAAACATTTTAAAAAGGAGAATTCATGATCAGATCGCTATTAACGAAATGCAACGATATCAGAGAAAAACCGTAGAAAATCGTGAGATACTTGAGAAATCCTTGAAATCTGAACATCTCGAATTCTACTACTCCAATACTGTGGTTGATCGTTGAATTTAGACAGTTTTGGAAAGTCCAAATTTGTTGGTAAATCGATAATCGTCCAGGGTGTAAAGATTTCGAGTCACGATAAACTTCCTGGTTAATGGAAATGTTAAGTTTCCTGATTATGAGGCGATTGCTAATTTAATCAGAGGTGATATTATGCATTGTCGTGATAATTGTGAGTAATCTGAATGGACAATTAGTAAAAGGTCGACTGACCCTTTTTAGAGGAAGCTAGGGACACGTTACCTGACCTTTAAAGATTGTTGGATATTTGTTAAAGAAATTTGTGCATCGTTTGAGTGGACAGGGTACTCCGGACGATCGTAGACTAGCAGGTTTTATTGGTCCAAGAAGGGGAATCGTGGCGAAGTATCAGCGGCGTGGCATTTGGTAGGGGATGCTAGCGATGGAATTGACCTGACGCTGTAATTCTCCCCTGTGGAACAATTTTTTCAATCATCGTTCGTGTATCAATTATCGATCCTCGCCTCTCGTTTCCAGGAAACTTTAAATAATTACCATTCCCGCATAAACTGTTGAAAGTACTACAAACATTCAGCAGGCTAAATAGAACTTTAATTGGTCGGACCAATTAACCAGCTCGAACGACTCGAGGAGATTAACGAAAGTAGTCGTACAGTCACCTGAAACAGTCGTGCTAAGTTAACAGAAGGCATTAAAACCGCCACCCCCGCTAAAATCGATGGAACCGGTGAATTCGGAGAATCAAGGCTGACTCTTATCCATTACCATCGTCATCGCTGGCGCTATCAGCGATCCCCTACCTCGTTCAGGGTGTATCATCAGGGGGTTGTCCTTTAGTGGGGGAGCAGTAATGGTGGGGTCGAGAGTAGAGGGGTAGGCAAAAGGGTCGGGCAAGGCGAACAGAGACGGAGGCAAGCCGAGAGAGAGCGTAGCCCCACGGCTTACCGCCACCCGTGTGTGTCGCACTAAAATGTGACTCTGGCCAGCAGCACCGGGAGCCGTGTGTGAGCGCGAGcgcgagagcgagagagagtcgTGTGTGCCGGAGTTATTCGTTAGTTTAGAAAGCGGCAACCGCGTTTTTCTCACCATCCTAAAGCCATCCGACCGACGAACCAGGGAACGGAAAACGGTGTTCTTCGCACAACCGGAACCTCGCCACAATTTAACCAGTCCGTCTGGAGGAAGAACAGAGGGCATATCCCATAAAGGAAGGGAGGACACCTCGTTGGGCTGGATCGCAAAGGCGGAGGGCCGTCGCTGGCAAACGAAACATATCATTTTAACGTAGCTGCAGACCGTCTGGCCTGGACGTAGCTAAGAATTCTAGAGGAAGACTGGACTGAAtggtgaagaagaagaagggccAGCGGACCTAGTGCACGGATGGAAGAGACACGGGCCATGCCTGTCTAATTAGGTCTGGACATCTGTACCCGTAGATAGACGTGTTTTACGTGCGTATGTACAGATAGAGGGGTGGACAGTGTACCTGGTTTTACGAGCGTACCTGGGTTCCTCGCCGTTCCACCGTTCTACCATCGTTGGCTCGCGTCGCGATTAATCAGCCAGCTCCGATGATCGTTCTGGATTAGTTTGTATTCGCAACGCACCACCGTCAACTGTGATTCCTTGCGCCGTGGACGCAGAGCAGGGTGACCGCGACGACGGGGTAGACGAGGCGAGGTAAGTACCCTGCGGTTAGAGTCGATTCGTCGAGTTCTCGGCTATTTCGAGCGGGTTCCACGAACCTGAACTGGTCGTGGACTGGCGCTGAAAAAAATATGAGCGTTGAATATTCCATTTGCACAGTGTACTCGATCAAGAACAGTAGTCAGTCCACGATATGCTGATACGGCTGCTCGTAACACTGAACCAGGACCAGACCATCGCGTGTACTTTGATTTCCCTGAGTCTACTTTTAGAACAATGGTAAACAGTGGAAAGGGAATCAAACTACCGGCCTGTGTTTCCCTCCTCATCATCGTTACCCTTTCTTGGCATTCGAAGGCATAGCTACGAGGCTATGCATCATTCTAGAACAAAAGTAAGGCTGGTAATTTGTGTCAGGCAGTACTGTATGGTTCATTATCAAGGAAGAGGGGAAATTGCGGAAGGGAAGCTCGTTTTGTAACCTCTTGCCCAGCTGATGAGAAACCGggtctttcttctttttcttgtgCAACGGACGCTTCAACTTTCTTTAAGAACGGAAGGGGCGGATAATAAGAAGCTCGGAGGATCCACCTTTCCGCTCCTTGGGGCTACGAATTTGTTCGTATCGACTATTTCCTGTTGGTTTCTTAAAGAAGACCGAAGAAACCCTGGCTCAGAGAAAACACCGTAGGGCCTTTTGATTGATAGAGACTTAGATGCTGTGAAAAATGCTTGGATTCGTTTGCGAAGCTCGCCTTTCTTTCTGAAGCTCTTTCACTTTGAGATGCTTGCAGGAACGAGCTCGAAGAAATCTTGTTAGACTTCCCAGCTGATGGTTACTCAATTTTTAAACGTTATTTTCTTATTCATCAGGAATACCATGAAATGCTAATCAGTTTAGGCAACAGTCAACAACCCTACagtatcgagtctcatttcagCTTCTCTAAATTCCTCTCCGCCTTAGGGCAAACAACGTATCTTGAATTCTACCAATTTCAGGAATCACCAATTTCCTTTCCACCCCTCTGCTTGTAAAGTAGGACGCCTCAAGAGCTGTGCATGTTTATTCAGACTCCCTTACGCTCTATTTCCATATTTATATTCCTAAAAAAGCGTCCGAAATTAAACACCGTTCAGTGTTACAATATTATTTCAGCCTGGTTCAGGTTCCAGTAACCCTACCCTTCTCTCCTCCTCGTGTTGCTATTGGAACATCTTAGCGAAGGTCCTCTTCGATCCGTCCGACATGTCCAATAATTCCTGGCAGTGACATTAAACGGCCCCTATCCAGGCTATCGTATTTCCGTGACCGATCGACCAAACAGTTAAGCCGCTCGTCATAAACACGAAGGAGCTGTCCCGTAGCGTCGGATGACGCGATAAAATTGTCCCTCTGCACGCGACGGTAGCTTCCTTTTTATGCTCTCTTCGTCGTGCCTTTGGGATCCGGAATGGCTATTTTcccttgaaaatgttttgccaATAGCTTCGCCATTTCGCCTTGAAAATTCCTTTCTCGAATCGACGCATATTCCCTTTGGTTTGCGCGTAACACGGTTCATCCAGGATTTTATTGGAATGGATTTACCAGGATCAACGCAGAACGCTTCATGTTGATTGTTTTCAGTTTACCGCTCTAAAATCGTCTCTCGCAAGATGTTCCAAGCGATTCCATGCAACGCTTGGATGGCTTTTCGGGAGGCAAACAGCTCTCCGGCTCTCACGAAAATTCTTTGGTAAATACGGGTCCTTTCAATTTGTCAGAAATATACAGTCTTCTCGTCAAAGAGTTGCAGACTCTCCGAGGTACTCAGTTTTCCGATTTGCATCCCCAGATCTGTAAAGTGTACATTTAGAGTGGAGAAGGTCCAACTTTAAATTTATCTACAAAGCATAGGACAATGTATAATGCGGTAGACAACGGTACATTCGAACAACGATCTATTGACCAAACAACAAAAGCCTCGTCTCTTTTGTTCTCCCCTTTTTGCTGCTGGTTTTtccggaagaaaaaaaaatataagtgGAGGAAGCAGATAGAGAGTAATGTCCCTGCGCCGCGACTTAGAACATGAAAACGAGGGCAAATAGGGGGTGAGAATATTGAGTTGGTGAGATAAAGCGTTGCAGTCGAGTTTCCCGAGAAATACCTTGGCTGGTTCTTCTTAGTGCGAACTCGTTTCTGCCGTTaacagagaaaaagagaaaaaggaatcCGACTGATAGACTTATCAAAAGTAAAATGAGAAAAAAGGGGGACATTTTATCGAACGAAGCTCATAGATACGGTCGTACAATTTTACCTCTGTAAATACCAGTCTCTAAGTTTTCCGATGGAAGAACTCGAGCCACTGTGAAACGCGAGCGCGACAGAGAAAAACAGTGTACCGAAAGAGTATATACAGCTCATGGTCCACCGAAGATAAGCTGGAACAACAAATTGGAATTACGAAATCTAAATGCAGGGATAACAATGTGGCGATCGTATTGCCAGGCAGTTCGTGTTCGAACGTTAAATTGTAGAGGAATTGCAGACGATAAAGCGTATCAGATTTTGCAGCACGGCAGGTTAAATATTACTTACGAATAAAAGTCCGTCCAGCGGCGAGATTATTAAATTCCAGACGCGTGCAAACGTTCATCGATGCGCCGATGCGATGCCAATTTGTCACCGCAATAATTTCCAAATTGacgtgtgtaatgttatgcaaaaTGCAGGATCGAGCTCGAGGATGGG encodes:
- the Hmg-2 gene encoding high mobility group protein 2, which codes for MSEGTPVNDAPEGNGGSEQSTYNGETEEHMNKSPGNGDKIPDSVCDNGVKKNNTTSAIGSNSTGTTNRAKKRKKAPRDATAPKHPLTGYFRFLNDRREKVRSENPTLSFTEITKLLASEWSTLPADQKQQYLDAAEQDKERYNREFSDYKQTEAYRLFSEKQSSEKQQESKKERNGTDMNSEQNDIQQDKDNDFTGFDIPIFTEEFLDHNKACETELRQLRKATSDYEAQNAVLQRHVDSLYAAVNRLESETNQQRTTNQALQRHLDSLRSQLAGCFATVALPGTNEGATLQNIDNYVERLESLLNGNVEQSLRNAVRNAVSRLELIG